A genomic stretch from uncultured Pseudodesulfovibrio sp. includes:
- a CDS encoding transporter substrate-binding domain-containing protein, translating to MTLLSASAHGEDFVEAYTAGPEWETFTNSDGTGLYHEVIREIFSLYGISVKHEYVPTNRGDELVLLGQADMMTCDDRATSEQLRLSRYPLYVNKYYAFFNKAAVGPWSGVETLRDRTVACQLGYYHEWDFSVPVDLRDLPSGVKCLQMVLLGRSDFYVDDMLFIEDSIKRSGLSFNRLEYDTQEVGTRSYHPVFNKTERGRAVMKLFDEGIMVLHKAGKLKPFYDKWGHDYPDFDSF from the coding sequence GTGACCTTGCTCAGTGCCTCTGCGCATGGGGAAGATTTTGTCGAGGCTTATACCGCCGGTCCTGAGTGGGAGACTTTCACCAATAGTGATGGAACCGGGTTGTATCATGAGGTCATACGAGAAATTTTCTCTCTGTACGGAATCTCGGTAAAGCATGAGTATGTTCCGACGAACAGAGGTGACGAATTGGTTCTGCTTGGGCAGGCTGATATGATGACCTGTGATGATCGGGCCACCAGCGAGCAGTTGCGCCTATCTCGATATCCCCTTTATGTGAATAAATACTATGCCTTTTTTAACAAGGCAGCTGTTGGGCCGTGGTCCGGGGTGGAAACCCTGCGTGACAGGACGGTCGCCTGCCAGCTGGGATATTACCATGAATGGGATTTCTCTGTGCCTGTGGATCTTCGTGATTTGCCTTCAGGCGTGAAATGTCTGCAGATGGTGTTGCTGGGGCGTTCGGATTTCTATGTGGACGACATGCTGTTCATTGAAGATTCCATCAAGCGGTCAGGTCTTTCCTTCAACCGTCTGGAGTATGACACGCAGGAGGTGGGCACCCGGTCGTATCACCCCGTGTTCAACAAAACGGAACGGGGGCGTGCTGTCATGAAGCTGTTTGATGAAGGGATAATGGTTTTGCACAAAGCGGGAAAACTGAAGCCTTTTTATGATAAATGGGGCCATGATTATCCCGATTTCGACAGCTTTTGA
- a CDS encoding NifB/NifX family molybdenum-iron cluster-binding protein, whose product MGRRKKRRMVHQEPDATFYKPQGIPMHKLKSATITYEDLEALRLADAEGLSQADGAQVMGVSRATFGRILCAARSIVATALTNGLAIRIEGGHYTLTCKGASCPKMQADNSSTTNGEEAMPGMNGNGPGAGGGGRCMGGQGRGMGQGQGQGRKSGQGRCVGGQGRGMGGGGRGMGGQGMGGGNAGMSRAMGTDNSPRQTNTTQQFKDTTVKKIAITSEGPTLGDKVDPRFGRAGGFVIVDLDTMGVEYVDNGSSQAMAQGAGIQAAENVANAGAQVLLTGYVGPKAFTALQAAGIKIGQDVDGMTVGEAVEKFKNGEVPMADNANAQSGGNK is encoded by the coding sequence ATGGGACGACGAAAGAAACGACGGATGGTGCATCAGGAACCCGATGCGACTTTTTATAAGCCGCAGGGGATCCCCATGCACAAACTGAAGAGTGCCACGATCACCTATGAAGACCTTGAAGCGCTTCGCCTTGCGGACGCCGAAGGGCTTTCTCAGGCGGACGGGGCGCAAGTGATGGGTGTTTCCCGAGCCACCTTCGGACGGATTCTCTGCGCAGCCAGGTCCATTGTAGCAACAGCGTTGACCAACGGCCTCGCCATCCGCATTGAAGGCGGCCATTACACCCTCACCTGCAAAGGGGCGTCTTGCCCCAAGATGCAAGCGGACAACTCGTCCACAACAAATGGAGAGGAAGCTATGCCAGGTATGAACGGAAACGGTCCAGGCGCCGGAGGCGGCGGTCGATGCATGGGTGGCCAAGGTCGCGGAATGGGCCAGGGTCAAGGTCAAGGACGCAAGTCGGGGCAAGGTCGCTGCGTAGGCGGTCAGGGTCGCGGCATGGGCGGCGGTGGCCGCGGAATGGGTGGTCAGGGCATGGGCGGCGGCAACGCCGGCATGAGTCGTGCCATGGGCACTGACAACAGCCCCCGACAAACCAACACAACACAACAATTCAAGGATACTACCGTGAAAAAAATTGCAATCACCAGTGAAGGCCCCACTCTGGGCGACAAGGTTGATCCCCGTTTTGGCAGAGCCGGTGGATTCGTCATCGTTGACCTCGACACCATGGGCGTCGAGTACGTGGACAACGGCTCTTCCCAGGCCATGGCTCAGGGTGCCGGAATCCAGGCTGCTGAAAACGTTGCCAACGCAGGTGCTCAAGTGCTCCTGACCGGCTATGTCGGTCCCAAGGCATTCACTGCCCTGCAGGCTGCCGGAATCAAGATCGGCCAGGACGTGGACGGCATGACCGTTGGCGAAGCCGTTGAAAAATTCAAGAACGGCGAAGTACCCATGGCAGACAACGCCAATGCACAGTCCGGGGGCAACAAGTGA
- a CDS encoding ATP-binding protein yields MIYAVASGKGGTGKTTMSSSLAALWGSPIALVDLDVEEPNLHLFLKPELDDIQKAYIEVPEADEDKCTKCRACADICQFKAITIMADTLLIFPEMCHGCGGCLEVCPEGALTPGKRELGEICRGTADGNAFIMGRLRVGEAMSPPLMRQIRTEFPALGAKGDILIDAPPGVSCPAIAAVMDADCIVLVTEPTPFGFHDFKLAWEAFKPLGKPMGAVINRAGIGDNVVQDFCRDNAIPIWAEIPYSREVAEAYSRGDVIAKVLKPLEPTFTALRESMRAAAKTAKEARHA; encoded by the coding sequence GTGATCTATGCCGTAGCCAGCGGCAAGGGCGGCACGGGCAAGACAACCATGTCTTCGTCCCTGGCCGCCTTGTGGGGCTCTCCCATCGCTCTGGTGGATTTGGACGTTGAAGAGCCGAATCTGCACCTCTTTCTGAAGCCTGAACTGGATGATATCCAGAAGGCGTATATCGAGGTGCCCGAGGCCGACGAAGACAAATGCACCAAGTGCCGAGCCTGTGCCGACATTTGCCAATTCAAAGCAATCACAATCATGGCCGACACCCTGCTCATCTTCCCGGAGATGTGCCACGGATGCGGCGGTTGTCTCGAAGTCTGCCCGGAGGGCGCACTCACTCCCGGCAAACGGGAACTGGGTGAAATCTGCCGGGGAACAGCGGACGGCAACGCCTTCATCATGGGGCGCCTGCGCGTAGGCGAGGCCATGAGCCCTCCGCTCATGCGTCAAATCCGCACCGAATTTCCGGCACTCGGTGCCAAAGGTGACATCCTTATTGATGCTCCCCCCGGTGTGAGCTGTCCAGCCATTGCCGCTGTCATGGATGCTGACTGCATCGTGCTGGTCACGGAACCGACGCCTTTCGGATTCCACGACTTCAAACTCGCCTGGGAAGCATTCAAACCATTGGGCAAACCCATGGGAGCAGTCATCAACCGAGCCGGGATCGGCGACAATGTCGTACAGGACTTTTGCAGGGACAATGCCATTCCGATATGGGCGGAAATTCCCTACTCCCGCGAAGTTGCTGAAGCGTATTCCAGAGGTGACGTCATTGCCAAAGTCCTCAAGCCACTGGAACCGACCTTCACCGCCCTGCGTGAGAGCATGCGGGCCGCGGCCAAAACCGCCAAGGAGGCACGCCATGCATGA